One part of the Microlunatus elymi genome encodes these proteins:
- a CDS encoding gamma-glutamyl-gamma-aminobutyrate hydrolase family protein, protein MKPVIGLSCYRNKAQWGVWDTEAVLLPTTYTRSVELAGGIPILLPPPQDPGDHADAVVARIDGLIITGGPDVDPARYGADRHPQTDQPGGVRDAWELALLDAADRISLPVLGICRGLQVLAVHAGGTLQQHLPDQLGHQLHSPGGADYGTVEVIVEPKSRVASLVGDRLQVSCHHHQAVAEHPGLQISARSADGAIEALEADGERFRLGVQWHPEERDDAGLFGGLIKAAAR, encoded by the coding sequence ATGAAACCGGTGATCGGGCTGAGCTGCTATCGCAACAAGGCACAGTGGGGCGTCTGGGACACCGAGGCGGTGCTGCTGCCCACCACGTACACCCGCTCGGTCGAACTGGCCGGCGGCATCCCGATCCTGCTGCCACCGCCGCAGGATCCCGGTGATCACGCCGACGCGGTGGTGGCGCGGATCGACGGCTTGATCATCACCGGCGGGCCCGATGTCGACCCGGCCCGATACGGCGCGGACCGACACCCGCAGACCGATCAGCCCGGCGGCGTACGCGATGCCTGGGAGTTGGCTCTGCTCGACGCAGCCGACCGGATTTCCCTTCCGGTGTTGGGGATCTGTCGTGGTTTGCAGGTGCTGGCGGTGCACGCCGGCGGCACCCTGCAACAGCATCTGCCCGATCAGCTCGGCCACCAACTGCATTCGCCGGGCGGCGCGGATTACGGCACGGTCGAAGTGATCGTGGAACCGAAGAGCCGGGTCGCCAGTCTGGTCGGCGACCGGCTGCAGGTGAGCTGCCACCATCACCAGGCGGTGGCCGAACATCCCGGCCTGCAGATCTCGGCAAGATCCGCCGACGGTGCGATCGAGGCGCTGGAAGCCGACGGCGAACGGTTCCGGCTGGGCGTCCAATGGCATCCGGAGGAACGCGACGACGCCGGGCTCTTCGGCGGGTTGATCAAGGCAGCGGCTCGTTGA
- a CDS encoding 3-oxoacyl-ACP reductase: MAGRVDGKVAVVTGGCSGIGLATVRRLATEGATVVIGDVDDTQGPDVAASVGGAYLATDVTDKSAVDHLFRSAREQFGSVDIAFNNAGISPPEDDSILDTDLDAWHQVQQVNLTSVYLCCKAALEIMTEQGRGSIINTASFVALMGAATSQISYSASKGGVLSMSRELGVQFARSGIRVNALCPGPVNTPLLQELFASDPERAERRLVHVPMGRFAEPEEIANAVLFLASDESSFITANTFLVDGGISAAYVTPL; this comes from the coding sequence ATGGCAGGACGGGTGGACGGCAAGGTCGCGGTGGTCACCGGAGGCTGCTCCGGCATCGGGCTGGCAACGGTACGGCGGCTGGCCACCGAAGGCGCCACGGTGGTGATCGGCGACGTCGACGACACCCAAGGGCCGGACGTGGCAGCGTCCGTCGGCGGTGCGTACCTGGCCACCGACGTCACCGACAAGTCCGCAGTTGATCATCTTTTCCGGTCCGCCAGGGAACAGTTCGGATCGGTCGACATCGCCTTCAACAACGCCGGCATCTCGCCGCCGGAGGACGATTCGATCCTGGACACCGATCTGGACGCCTGGCATCAGGTGCAGCAGGTCAACCTGACCAGTGTTTACCTGTGCTGCAAGGCCGCGTTGGAGATCATGACCGAGCAAGGTCGGGGTTCGATCATCAACACGGCCTCGTTCGTCGCACTGATGGGTGCTGCCACGTCTCAGATCTCCTACTCCGCCTCCAAGGGTGGCGTGCTGTCGATGAGTCGCGAGCTCGGTGTGCAGTTCGCCCGTTCCGGCATCCGGGTGAACGCGCTGTGCCCCGGCCCGGTGAACACGCCGTTGCTGCAGGAGCTGTTCGCCTCCGACCCCGAGCGAGCGGAGCGCCGACTGGTGCACGTGCCGATGGGCCGCTTCGCCGAGCCGGAGGAGATCGCCAACGCGGTGTTGTTCCTGGCCAGCGACGAGTCGAGCTTCATCACCGCCAACACCTTCCTGGTCGACGGCGGCATCTCCGCCGCCTACGTCACCCCGCTCTGA
- a CDS encoding aldehyde dehydrogenase family protein, with product MSTTFPVINPTTAEAFTTVEFASAEETDAAIERAHQAFGGWRDLAPGDRATLLRRFARLVDDHGDELAQLEVRNSGHPIGNARWEAGNVRDVLNFYSATPERLFGRQIPVAGGIDVTFREPLGVVGVIVPWNFPMPIAGWGFAPALAAGNCVVLKPAEWTPLTALRLAEIAAEAGIPDGVFTVLPGEGPVVGRRLVEHPLVRKITFTGSTRVGKMIMAGCAEQLKRCTLELGGKSANVIFADADLERAATAAPGAVFDNSGQDCCARSRILVQSSVLDRFLELLEPAVKDVRVGDPADPETIMGPLTSAQHRQRVQGYLDDADVAYTGTAPDGPGFWMPPTVIINTSPDDRIWREEVFGPVLAVQPFTDEADAIRLANDSDYGLSGSIFTRDLGRALRVSRSVQAGNLSVNSHSSVRYWTPFGGYKQSGLGRELGPDAADAYTEEKNVFIADY from the coding sequence GTGAGCACGACGTTTCCGGTGATCAATCCGACCACCGCGGAGGCCTTCACCACAGTCGAGTTCGCCTCGGCGGAGGAAACCGACGCGGCGATCGAGCGGGCCCACCAGGCCTTCGGCGGCTGGCGTGATCTTGCTCCCGGTGATCGGGCGACGTTGCTGCGCCGGTTCGCCCGGCTGGTTGATGATCATGGCGACGAGCTGGCCCAGCTGGAGGTCCGCAACTCCGGGCATCCGATCGGAAACGCCCGTTGGGAGGCAGGAAACGTCCGCGACGTGCTGAACTTCTACTCGGCCACTCCGGAGCGGCTGTTCGGCCGGCAGATCCCGGTCGCCGGCGGCATCGACGTCACCTTCCGCGAACCGCTCGGTGTGGTGGGCGTGATCGTGCCCTGGAATTTCCCGATGCCGATCGCCGGCTGGGGCTTCGCGCCGGCGCTTGCCGCCGGTAACTGCGTTGTGCTGAAGCCGGCGGAGTGGACCCCGCTGACCGCCCTGCGATTGGCCGAGATCGCCGCCGAGGCTGGGATTCCCGACGGGGTGTTCACCGTCCTGCCCGGCGAAGGTCCGGTGGTCGGGCGGCGGCTGGTCGAGCATCCGTTGGTCCGCAAGATCACCTTCACCGGATCGACCCGAGTCGGCAAGATGATCATGGCCGGCTGCGCCGAGCAGTTGAAGCGCTGCACGCTGGAGCTCGGCGGCAAGAGCGCGAACGTGATCTTCGCCGACGCCGATCTGGAGCGAGCCGCCACTGCCGCACCGGGAGCGGTCTTCGACAACTCCGGCCAGGACTGCTGCGCCCGATCACGGATCCTGGTCCAGTCCTCGGTGCTGGACCGCTTCCTGGAGCTGCTCGAGCCGGCGGTCAAGGACGTACGCGTCGGCGATCCGGCCGATCCGGAAACGATCATGGGACCGTTGACCTCGGCACAGCATCGTCAACGCGTACAGGGATATCTGGATGACGCCGACGTCGCCTACACCGGCACGGCTCCGGACGGGCCGGGATTCTGGATGCCGCCGACGGTGATCATCAACACCTCGCCCGATGATCGGATCTGGCGCGAAGAGGTGTTCGGGCCGGTGCTGGCTGTGCAGCCGTTCACCGACGAGGCCGACGCGATCCGGCTCGCCAACGACAGCGACTACGGCCTGTCCGGCTCGATCTTCACCCGTGATCTTGGCCGGGCGCTGCGGGTGTCCCGGTCGGTCCAGGCCGGCAACCTGAGCGTCAACTCACACTCCTCGGTCCGCTACTGGACCCCCTTCGGCGGCTACAAACAGTCCGGGCTCGGCCGCGAGCTCGGCCCGGACGCCGCCGACGCGTACACCGAGGAGAAGAACGTCTTCATCGCCGACTACTGA
- a CDS encoding glutamine synthetase family protein: MRESKLGLRTDRHLSVAGLQSMIDNGDLDTVIVCFTDMQGRLQGKRMHAAYFRDHVLAHGSEGCNYLLAVDVDMNTVDGYAVSSWERGYGDMIFSLDTDTLRLLPHQPGAAMVQCDLTWLDGSPVAQSPRTILKNQLEQVAERGYTALAGTELEFMIFDTSYADAWQSGFHDLRPAVPYNGDYSILAGSKVEPLLREIRNAMYGAGMNVESAKGECNLGQQEIGFLYADALTTADNHVVYKNAAKEIAARRGQSITFMAKYDEREGNSCHIHLSLRDRDGKPVFGNGQRTELYDRFIAGVLATMPDFTLLYAPNVNSYKRFADGSFAPTKIGWGYDNRTCAVRLVGDGLSARLENRVPGGDVNPYLALAAMLAGGLYGVDHELELPAETTGNAYDADLPTVPQTLARARDAFTRSALTRKLLGDPVVDHYTNMADVELAAFNATVTDWERRRSFERM; the protein is encoded by the coding sequence ATGAGAGAGAGCAAACTCGGGCTTCGGACCGACCGTCACCTGAGCGTCGCCGGTCTGCAGTCCATGATCGACAACGGCGACCTCGACACCGTGATCGTCTGCTTCACCGACATGCAGGGCCGCCTGCAGGGCAAGCGGATGCACGCCGCGTACTTCCGTGATCACGTGCTGGCTCACGGCAGCGAGGGTTGCAACTATCTGCTCGCCGTCGACGTCGACATGAACACCGTCGACGGCTATGCGGTCTCCTCCTGGGAGCGCGGCTACGGCGACATGATCTTCAGCCTGGACACCGACACCCTTCGGCTGCTCCCGCATCAGCCGGGCGCAGCGATGGTGCAGTGCGACCTGACCTGGCTGGACGGCAGTCCGGTGGCCCAGTCGCCCCGAACGATCTTGAAGAACCAGCTGGAGCAGGTGGCCGAGCGCGGCTACACCGCTCTGGCCGGGACCGAGCTGGAGTTCATGATCTTCGACACCAGCTACGCCGACGCCTGGCAGTCCGGCTTCCATGATCTGCGACCCGCGGTGCCGTACAACGGCGACTATTCGATCTTGGCCGGCAGCAAGGTCGAGCCGCTGCTGCGGGAGATCCGCAACGCGATGTACGGGGCCGGGATGAACGTCGAGTCGGCCAAGGGCGAGTGCAACCTGGGCCAGCAGGAGATCGGCTTCCTCTACGCCGACGCGCTGACCACCGCCGACAATCACGTGGTCTACAAGAACGCCGCCAAGGAGATCGCCGCTCGCCGCGGCCAGTCGATCACCTTCATGGCCAAGTACGACGAGCGCGAGGGCAACTCCTGCCACATCCACCTGTCGCTGCGCGACCGGGACGGCAAGCCGGTCTTCGGCAACGGGCAGCGGACCGAGCTCTACGACCGATTCATCGCCGGCGTGCTGGCGACGATGCCCGACTTCACCCTGCTCTACGCGCCGAACGTCAACTCCTACAAGAGATTCGCCGACGGGTCCTTCGCGCCGACCAAGATCGGCTGGGGCTACGACAACCGCACCTGCGCGGTCCGGCTGGTGGGCGACGGACTGTCGGCCCGGCTGGAGAACCGGGTGCCGGGCGGCGACGTCAACCCGTACCTAGCACTGGCCGCCATGCTCGCGGGCGGTCTGTACGGAGTTGATCATGAGTTGGAGCTGCCGGCCGAGACCACCGGCAACGCGTACGACGCCGACCTGCCGACGGTGCCGCAGACGCTCGCTCGGGCCCGCGACGCCTTCACCCGATCCGCGCTGACCCGCAAGCTGCTCGGCGATCCGGTGGTCGATCACTACACCAACATGGCCGACGTCGAGTTGGCTGCGTTCAACGCGACCGTCACCGACTGGGAGCGGCGTCGCTCTTTCGAGCGCATGTAA
- a CDS encoding FadR/GntR family transcriptional regulator: MSDGSMSEGATDRLATGILGGGRGRHAFEDCVERLATAIRLGVFPEGSVLPAERELSARMGVSRATLREAIAALRQAGMVRTVRGRGGGTVISHRPVTPAHANSRQLAGRRDELMDALVFRRVVEPGAAGLAAASVLDHDHQKLLDTSLQAVEQADKPGAYRQADSRLHLAIATVTGSPQLLQAITRVQADVHTLLTAIPMLEVNIEHSNAQHSSIVRAIRNRRPAQARLAMERHCDDTAALLRGLLS, translated from the coding sequence ATGAGTGACGGCTCGATGAGCGAGGGAGCCACCGACCGGTTGGCCACCGGAATCCTCGGCGGCGGACGCGGCCGGCACGCCTTCGAGGACTGCGTCGAACGGCTGGCGACGGCGATCCGGCTCGGCGTCTTTCCGGAGGGCAGCGTGTTGCCGGCCGAGCGCGAGCTCAGCGCGCGGATGGGCGTCTCCCGGGCCACGCTGCGGGAGGCGATCGCCGCGCTGCGTCAAGCAGGCATGGTGCGTACGGTGCGCGGTCGCGGCGGCGGAACGGTGATCAGCCACCGGCCGGTCACCCCGGCCCACGCCAACTCCCGCCAACTCGCCGGCCGGCGCGACGAGCTGATGGATGCGCTGGTCTTCCGCCGGGTCGTCGAGCCGGGCGCGGCCGGCCTGGCAGCCGCCTCCGTCCTCGACCATGATCATCAAAAGCTGTTGGACACCTCGCTGCAGGCGGTGGAGCAGGCCGACAAGCCCGGCGCCTACCGACAGGCCGATTCCCGGCTGCACCTGGCGATCGCCACCGTCACCGGCTCACCACAGCTGCTCCAGGCCATCACCCGCGTTCAGGCCGACGTGCACACCCTGCTCACCGCGATCCCGATGCTGGAGGTCAACATCGAGCACTCCAACGCCCAGCACAGCAGCATCGTCCGGGCGATTCGGAATCGACGCCCCGCACAGGCCAGACTGGCCATGGAACGACACTGCGACGACACCGCTGCGCTGTTGCGCGGCCTGCTCAGTTGA
- a CDS encoding amino acid permease — protein MSDGKEATPAGQSDESLLAELGYKQELHRRMSGFSNFAVSFSIISILAGCITSYKIALVSGGPSTLVLGWLIVGVFVLAVSAAMAEVCSRYPTAGGLYFWAGRLARRNKRQWAWFVGWFNFLGEIAVTAAIDYGCASTWMAFANLTFGFEPTATSTFITFLVIIVAHALLNTFGVNLVSLLSNVSAWWHLVGVAIIVAVLWILPEKHQSVSWTLTGWHNETGWMFGPYVFLMGLLMAQYTYTGYDASAHVAEETRGASRSAPRGIVTSVLVSVIGGFILLFSITAAIPDASPAGLTKLAASDTGLPPAQIFLDALGSPTVAKFLLFIVCVAQFFCGMASVTANSRMSYAFSRDHALPGSRIWSKVNSRTGTPTNSIWLCVTCSVILALPALFNATAYLAVTSIAVIGLYIAYVVPVLLRRLSKDFTPGPWSLGRWSPVIGWIAIVWVAIICVLFVLPPASPVTISTFNYAPVAVIVVAVLALVTWFVGGRKNFMQGRAEAEHLTKEADTVLDE, from the coding sequence ATGAGCGATGGCAAGGAAGCCACACCTGCCGGGCAGAGCGACGAGTCGTTGCTGGCGGAGCTGGGCTACAAGCAGGAGCTGCATCGGCGGATGTCGGGCTTCTCCAACTTCGCGGTGTCCTTCTCGATCATCTCGATCCTGGCCGGCTGCATCACCAGCTACAAGATCGCGTTGGTCTCCGGCGGGCCGTCCACGTTGGTCCTGGGTTGGTTGATCGTCGGCGTCTTCGTGCTCGCGGTGTCCGCGGCGATGGCCGAGGTGTGTTCGCGCTACCCCACCGCCGGCGGGCTCTACTTCTGGGCCGGCCGGCTGGCCCGCAGGAACAAGCGGCAGTGGGCCTGGTTCGTCGGCTGGTTCAACTTCCTCGGCGAGATCGCGGTGACCGCGGCCATCGACTACGGCTGTGCCTCCACCTGGATGGCCTTCGCCAACCTCACCTTCGGCTTCGAGCCGACGGCGACCAGCACCTTCATCACCTTCCTGGTGATCATCGTCGCCCACGCGCTGTTGAACACGTTCGGTGTCAACCTGGTCAGCCTGCTCTCCAACGTCTCCGCCTGGTGGCACCTGGTCGGCGTCGCGATCATCGTCGCGGTGCTCTGGATCCTGCCCGAGAAGCATCAGTCGGTCAGCTGGACCTTGACCGGCTGGCACAACGAGACCGGCTGGATGTTCGGCCCGTACGTGTTCCTGATGGGTCTGTTGATGGCGCAGTACACCTACACCGGGTACGACGCCTCGGCTCACGTCGCCGAGGAGACCCGCGGCGCCTCGAGGTCGGCGCCCCGCGGCATTGTCACCTCCGTGCTGGTCTCGGTGATCGGCGGATTCATCCTGCTGTTCTCGATCACCGCTGCCATTCCGGACGCCTCCCCGGCCGGGCTGACCAAGCTGGCCGCCAGTGACACCGGACTCCCGCCGGCGCAGATCTTCCTTGATGCGTTGGGATCCCCGACGGTGGCCAAGTTCCTGCTGTTCATCGTCTGCGTTGCTCAGTTCTTCTGCGGGATGGCATCGGTGACCGCCAACTCGCGGATGTCGTACGCCTTCTCCCGTGATCATGCGCTGCCCGGATCGCGGATCTGGTCCAAGGTCAACTCGCGCACCGGCACCCCGACCAACTCGATCTGGCTGTGCGTCACCTGCTCGGTGATCTTGGCCCTACCTGCGCTGTTCAACGCCACCGCCTACCTGGCCGTCACCTCGATCGCGGTGATCGGGCTCTACATCGCCTACGTCGTGCCGGTGCTGCTGCGGCGACTGAGCAAGGACTTCACGCCCGGACCGTGGAGCCTGGGCCGCTGGTCGCCGGTGATCGGCTGGATCGCGATCGTCTGGGTTGCGATCATCTGCGTCCTGTTCGTGCTCCCGCCGGCCTCGCCGGTGACGATCAGCACCTTCAACTACGCGCCGGTCGCGGTGATCGTGGTGGCCGTACTGGCGCTGGTCACCTGGTTCGTCGGCGGACGGAAGAACTTCATGCAGGGACGCGCCGAGGCCGAGCATCTGACCAAGGAAGCCGACACGGTTCTCGATGAGTGA
- a CDS encoding ABC transporter substrate-binding protein has translation MIKKKLIKLAAVGIAAVTALVATGCSGLSSSYSTDPTAITYFTWEDTTTNAALDEAFSGWSDGQYHVQRMNIPSAAYNQKLTSLTLAQKLPDFFWCNLDTAEAMGRQGLLYNWADYAKKKSGSFDPAKFSPATLDSWYISPGQLYGLPTLANTYGFFYNKKYLAKAGVSIPKTKWTWPELFSVIKKLKGVNGSKYGLWTMDAPSGLYSLNGTNLLSVGNGGKKVNDHYTGGTELQYDQQLIDAADQWSKLMQAGDVMATDQANANATAAFSSGKTGLLYGGQWLAVSFLASTSMKAGDWGFAPMPTAATPVQPLDPQGVCSPKQLKDPDAVWKALSYLETDVLPKVLAKAPVAPPAYAPSAPPYYDSLTKSGAGSTADTVRYEMQTPTKIPVRFIAPWSQRVGDITNVQWVDIINGKTSAAQGVPKMFADMNQTIKDTGNIS, from the coding sequence ATGATCAAGAAGAAGTTGATCAAGCTCGCAGCCGTCGGCATCGCCGCGGTCACCGCGCTGGTCGCCACCGGCTGCTCGGGCCTGTCCAGCTCGTACAGCACCGATCCGACGGCGATCACCTACTTCACCTGGGAGGACACCACCACCAACGCCGCCCTGGACGAGGCGTTCTCCGGCTGGTCCGACGGCCAGTACCACGTCCAACGGATGAACATCCCGTCGGCCGCGTACAACCAGAAGCTCACCTCACTGACGCTGGCGCAGAAGCTGCCAGACTTCTTCTGGTGCAACCTGGACACCGCCGAGGCGATGGGCCGTCAGGGTCTGCTCTACAACTGGGCGGATTATGCGAAGAAGAAGTCCGGCAGTTTCGATCCGGCCAAGTTCTCTCCGGCCACCCTCGACTCCTGGTACATCAGCCCCGGTCAGTTGTACGGTCTGCCGACGCTGGCCAACACGTACGGGTTCTTCTACAACAAGAAGTATCTGGCGAAGGCCGGCGTGAGCATACCGAAGACCAAGTGGACTTGGCCCGAGCTGTTCTCCGTGATCAAGAAGTTGAAGGGCGTCAATGGGTCCAAGTACGGCTTGTGGACGATGGATGCACCGTCCGGGCTCTACTCGCTGAATGGAACCAACCTGTTGTCGGTCGGCAACGGTGGCAAGAAGGTGAATGATCACTACACCGGCGGCACCGAGCTGCAGTACGACCAGCAGCTGATCGACGCTGCCGATCAATGGAGCAAGCTGATGCAGGCCGGTGATGTAATGGCGACCGATCAGGCCAACGCCAACGCGACCGCCGCCTTCTCCAGCGGCAAGACCGGACTGCTCTACGGCGGCCAGTGGCTGGCGGTGTCGTTCCTGGCCAGCACATCGATGAAGGCCGGCGACTGGGGCTTCGCGCCGATGCCGACCGCCGCGACACCGGTCCAACCCCTCGATCCACAAGGGGTTTGCTCGCCCAAACAGCTCAAGGATCCCGACGCGGTGTGGAAGGCGCTGAGCTATCTGGAGACCGACGTACTGCCCAAGGTGCTGGCCAAGGCGCCTGTCGCCCCGCCGGCCTACGCGCCGTCCGCACCGCCCTACTACGACTCGCTGACGAAGTCCGGCGCAGGAAGCACGGCCGACACGGTCCGTTACGAGATGCAGACCCCGACCAAGATCCCGGTGCGCTTCATCGCCCCGTGGTCGCAACGCGTCGGCGACATCACCAACGTGCAGTGGGTCGACATCATCAACGGCAAGACCTCGGCCGCCCAGGGCGTACCGAAGATGTTCGCCGACATGAACCAGACCATCAAGGACACCGGCAACATCAGCTAA
- a CDS encoding carbohydrate ABC transporter permease, with product MTTMTTVAPKPQTAGSPPNRRKAPLSVRVPMHVSRLAWYLLCAVLAVSMIFPLLWMLSIALKSDTDINQLPPDLLPKEFIWSNFIDGPKQINFLGLLGNTVTITVLVTVGAVLSSMLVGYGLARVEFTGRKVWFYVFTCSIFLPGIVGMIPLVRLYIAVHLYDSWWPLILPAFLGNPIFTFLARQYFMTIPMSIDEAATIDGAGHWRIFTRIMFPLTKPLWITMAVMSFQGAWNDYLSPLIYLTTDSKYPLSLGMAQFSGSFAGVSVTPYNYYMATNFWYMLPPLVLFFLAQRYFMTGLGSLGGGTK from the coding sequence ATGACCACCATGACCACCGTGGCGCCCAAGCCACAGACCGCGGGCAGTCCGCCGAACCGGCGCAAGGCGCCACTGTCGGTACGCGTCCCGATGCACGTCTCCCGGCTCGCCTGGTATCTGCTCTGCGCCGTGCTCGCGGTGTCGATGATCTTCCCGCTGCTGTGGATGTTGAGCATCGCCTTGAAAAGCGACACCGACATCAACCAACTGCCGCCCGACCTGCTACCCAAGGAATTCATCTGGTCCAACTTCATCGACGGTCCGAAGCAGATCAACTTCCTCGGCCTGCTGGGCAACACCGTCACCATCACGGTGCTGGTCACCGTCGGCGCGGTGCTCTCCTCGATGCTGGTCGGCTACGGCCTGGCGCGAGTCGAATTCACCGGCCGCAAGGTGTGGTTCTACGTCTTCACCTGCTCGATCTTCCTGCCCGGCATCGTCGGCATGATCCCGCTGGTACGGCTCTACATCGCCGTCCATCTGTACGACTCGTGGTGGCCGCTGATCCTGCCTGCCTTCCTCGGTAATCCGATCTTCACCTTCCTGGCCCGGCAGTACTTCATGACCATCCCGATGTCCATCGACGAGGCAGCGACGATCGACGGGGCGGGCCACTGGCGGATCTTCACCCGGATCATGTTCCCGCTCACCAAGCCGCTGTGGATCACCATGGCCGTGATGAGCTTCCAAGGCGCCTGGAACGACTACCTCAGCCCGCTCATCTACCTGACCACCGACAGCAAATACCCGCTCTCGCTGGGCATGGCGCAGTTCTCCGGCTCGTTCGCCGGTGTCTCGGTGACTCCGTACAACTACTACATGGCAACGAACTTCTGGTACATGCTGCCGCCGCTGGTGCTGTTCTTCCTGGCACAGCGCTACTTCATGACCGGGCTCGGCAGCCTGGGAGGTGGCACCAAATGA
- a CDS encoding carbohydrate ABC transporter permease — MSNSALTREVRLGTVPADSSSGPPARKRRSLRRNNRVGYLFIAPSIVGFGLFVAYPLVMSIYYSLTRWNGVTKPQFIGLDNYVYMLTKDPVFWIAVRNTLVFAVISVPVSLIAGLALAVLLNRKLKGVKIFRTIFFLPVVLPSIAVLTMWKYLFDPQFGLANQILSWLHLPTSQWLSSADTAMPTVILIGVWGVGGTMIIFLAGLQNVPDELYEAAKLDGAGAIRTFFSVTLPMITPILLLQLILQINGAFQTFNQIAILTQGGPDNSTDLLMYKIYTDGFTSVNNPLMGYATAEVWFLFILVMIVTAFTFRTSSMWVYNANETRN; from the coding sequence ATGTCCAATTCCGCACTGACGCGGGAAGTGAGGCTCGGCACCGTCCCGGCGGACTCGAGCTCCGGACCTCCGGCCCGTAAACGACGAAGTCTCCGCCGCAACAACCGGGTCGGCTACTTGTTCATCGCACCGTCGATCGTGGGCTTCGGTCTGTTCGTCGCCTACCCGCTGGTGATGAGCATCTACTACTCGCTCACCCGCTGGAACGGTGTCACCAAGCCGCAGTTCATCGGCCTGGACAACTACGTCTACATGCTGACGAAGGATCCGGTTTTCTGGATCGCGGTCCGCAACACGTTGGTGTTCGCGGTGATCAGCGTACCGGTCAGTCTGATCGCCGGACTCGCCCTCGCGGTGCTGCTCAACCGCAAATTGAAGGGCGTGAAGATCTTCCGGACGATCTTCTTCCTGCCGGTGGTGTTGCCGTCGATCGCCGTTCTGACGATGTGGAAGTACCTGTTCGATCCTCAGTTCGGACTGGCCAATCAGATCCTCAGCTGGCTACACCTGCCGACCAGCCAGTGGCTGAGCAGCGCCGACACCGCGATGCCGACCGTGATCCTGATCGGCGTCTGGGGCGTCGGTGGAACCATGATCATCTTCTTGGCCGGTCTGCAGAACGTTCCCGACGAGCTGTACGAGGCCGCCAAGCTCGACGGTGCCGGCGCGATCCGTACCTTCTTCTCCGTCACCCTGCCGATGATCACCCCGATCCTGCTGCTGCAGCTGATCTTGCAGATCAACGGCGCCTTCCAGACGTTCAACCAGATTGCGATCCTCACCCAGGGCGGCCCGGACAACTCGACCGACCTGCTGATGTACAAGATCTATACCGACGGGTTCACCAGCGTCAACAATCCGCTGATGGGTTACGCCACGGCCGAGGTGTGGTTCCTGTTCATCCTGGTCATGATCGTCACCGCGTTCACCTTCCGGACCTCCTCGATGTGGGTCTACAACGCCAACGAGACCAGGAATTGA
- a CDS encoding LacI family DNA-binding transcriptional regulator — MAGRKPTMRDVAARAGVGVGTVSRVVNKSSSVSAETRARVEKAIAETGFHRNEVARMLRPGQASATVGLIIDDLENPFSSEVAAGALQVAKGRDHVLLIGSTERDAQAERDLVREFVRRQVDGLLIVSSDRKPIDETLGIGTVPVVYVDRAPAGGRYDRVLLDNHSGVKSALNGLLEAGHRRIAYIGGSPDATTGATRLRSYKQLLSQRGIRPDADLISMHNYSTDSARESTIGLLTRRRPPTAIFSDNNRMTLGVLQALTTLGTTVALAGFDDLELADLLPFEVDLVVYSPADLGRRGAEQLFRRIDGDTGPARTLRVPTRLDRRGRRFHAPD; from the coding sequence ATGGCCGGCCGGAAACCCACGATGCGCGATGTCGCGGCCCGTGCCGGCGTCGGCGTCGGGACGGTGTCCCGGGTGGTGAACAAGAGCTCCAGTGTGTCGGCCGAGACCCGAGCCAGGGTTGAGAAAGCGATCGCGGAGACCGGGTTCCACCGCAACGAGGTGGCCCGGATGTTGCGTCCCGGGCAGGCCTCGGCCACGGTCGGGTTGATCATCGACGACTTGGAGAATCCGTTCAGCTCGGAGGTTGCCGCGGGCGCTCTGCAGGTGGCGAAAGGCCGTGATCATGTGCTGCTGATCGGCAGTACGGAGCGGGACGCCCAGGCCGAGCGTGACCTGGTCCGCGAGTTCGTCCGGCGGCAGGTGGACGGGCTGCTGATCGTCTCCAGTGATCGCAAACCGATCGACGAGACGCTCGGCATCGGTACGGTTCCGGTCGTCTACGTCGACCGGGCGCCGGCCGGCGGCCGTTACGACCGGGTGCTGCTGGACAACCACAGCGGGGTCAAGTCCGCGCTGAACGGCCTGCTCGAGGCGGGGCATCGGCGGATCGCCTACATCGGCGGATCCCCGGATGCCACCACCGGCGCCACCCGGCTGAGGTCGTACAAGCAGCTGCTCAGTCAGCGCGGCATCCGGCCCGATGCCGACCTGATCTCGATGCACAACTACTCCACCGATTCGGCCCGGGAGTCGACCATCGGCCTGCTGACCCGGCGCCGTCCGCCGACGGCGATCTTCAGCGACAACAACCGGATGACCCTCGGCGTGCTGCAGGCGCTGACCACCCTCGGCACCACCGTCGCCCTGGCCGGCTTCGACGACCTGGAGCTGGCCGACCTGCTGCCCTTCGAGGTAGATCTGGTCGTCTACTCCCCCGCCGACCTCGGCCGGCGCGGAGCCGAGCAACTCTTCCGCCGGATCGACGGCGACACCGGCCCCGCTCGTACCCTGCGCGTGCCCACCCGCCTCGACCGTCGCGGCCGCCGCTTCCACGCGCCCGACTGA